In Hirundo rustica isolate bHirRus1 chromosome 2, bHirRus1.pri.v3, whole genome shotgun sequence, one genomic interval encodes:
- the RFXAP gene encoding regulatory factor X-associated protein translates to MESEEGSSRRCRPHAGSLTAPPGRGRHYRSPSPEGGRGACAVRAAPTRGRRGSGALGDRPGRAGPGTAALQDSPAALRDSPAAAPTSSASSSSSSSSPPQQQLTLLVMQPGGGEEAAAGAAGVVLQPSADPQLPPSASGGLMVFYELGAAGEVEVGEEEAEAAGGESTASLEELEEEEVAATASGEAAAGGECKSCTYEGCSETTTQVVKQRKPWMCKRHRNKIYKDKYKRKKSDQALGGGGAAAAGGGPRAEDSVEGSVSVTKQRSGSIGDRPARPTLLEQVLNKKRLSLLRSPEVVQFLQKQQQLLSQQALEQRQQQFQGAPG, encoded by the exons ATGGAAAGTGAGGAG GGCTCCAGCCGCCGGTGCCGCCCCCACGCCGGCTCCCTCACGGCGcccccggggcggggccgccatTACCGGAGCCCCTCCCCTGAGGGCGGCCGGGGCGCGTGCGCGGTGCGCGCGGCGCCTACGCGCGGGCGGCGCGGGAGCGGCGCGCTCGGGGaccggccgggccgggccgggccgggcaccGCCGCGCTGCAGGACAGCCCCGCCGCCCTGCGGGacagccccgccgccgctcccacCTCCTCcgcttcttcctcctcctcctcctcgtcgccgccgcagcagcagctgacGCTGCTTGTGATGCAGCCGGGCGGCGGCGAggaggcggcggccggggcggcgggggtggtgctgcagcccagcgCCGACCCGCAGCTGCCGCCCTCCGCTAGCGGCGGCCTCATGGTGTTCTACGAGCTGGGGGCCGCCGGCGAGGTCGaggtgggggaggaggaggccgAGGCGGCGGGCGGCGAGAGCACGgccagcctggaggagctggaggaggaggaggtggcggCGACTGCGAGCGGCGAAGCGGCTGCGGGCGGCGAGTGCAAGAGCTGCACGTACGAGGGCTGCAGCGAGACCACCACGCAGGTGGTGAAGCAGCGCAAGCCCTGGATGTGCAAGCGGCACCGCAACAAGATCTACAAGGACAAGTACAAGCGCAAGAAGAGCGACCAGGCCctggggggcggcggggcggcggccgcggggggcGGCCCGCGGGCCGAG GATAGCGTTGAAGGTTCAGTGTCTGTTACAAAGCAGAGATCAGGATCCATTGGAGATCGCCCGGCACGACCTACTCTTTTAGAACAAGTATTGAATAAAAAGAGGCTG tCCCTACTCAGAAGCCCAGAAGTAGTGCAGTTTCTTCAGAAACAACAGCAACTGTTAAGTCAACAAGCTTTGgaacagagacagcagcagttcCAAGGAGCACCTGGGTAA